A window of Longispora fulva contains these coding sequences:
- a CDS encoding M48 family metallopeptidase: MNFFERQRHLRRMSVRLVLLFALAVVAIIVVVDLAVVLAMGALNQPVSHLAGLLVASTVVTAGAIGLATLYRTATLRGGGGRVARELGGDYVPHDTTDPALRRLRNVVEEIAIASGVAVPEVYVLQDESAINAFAAGWSTSDAAVAVTRGALETLNRDELQGVIAHEFSHVVNGDMRLNIRLIGLLFGIMFLALAGETMLRAGAFGRSRDEKSGGNPLPLIGIALVAAGWVGVLAGRLIKASVSRQREYLADAAAVQFTRQTAGIAGALKKIGGLPGGSRLGAPKAEEVGHMLFGTGSKSRASWFATHPPLAERIRALDPSFDPAQLEALAEGWAQSPPNGMREDLTLGLAGHTVPGTGPGPMPGARAVTAGDLVVSRVASPDAGSYRHAEAFLARIPAPFAARARSVDRVVPLVLGLLLSADPGVRTRQHADLVTRYDRATADAAWLEANALADLAPVLRLPLAELAFPALRHRTTTEQEGVLGAVYTLINADGRTSPFEYCLSRMLHRALYEALHPKPRLTSALPLSRARREVAVLLAVLAGAGQSDPAAADRAYRAGLALALPDEAPARPDLPGGVLALEDGWAVLDRLDPGAKETLVRAAVAVISEDAVAQVTEIELLRTVCALLHCPLPPLTSLPARLPDLP; encoded by the coding sequence ATGAACTTCTTCGAGCGCCAGCGGCACCTGCGCCGGATGTCCGTCCGCCTGGTGCTGCTGTTCGCGCTCGCCGTGGTCGCGATCATCGTGGTGGTGGACCTGGCGGTGGTACTCGCGATGGGGGCGCTCAACCAGCCCGTGTCCCACCTGGCGGGGCTGCTCGTGGCGAGCACCGTGGTGACGGCCGGCGCGATCGGGCTGGCCACCCTGTACCGGACGGCCACCCTGCGCGGGGGCGGCGGCCGGGTGGCCCGCGAACTCGGCGGCGACTACGTCCCGCACGACACCACGGACCCGGCATTGCGGAGGCTGCGCAACGTCGTCGAGGAGATCGCGATCGCCTCCGGGGTCGCCGTCCCCGAGGTGTACGTGCTCCAGGACGAGTCGGCGATCAACGCCTTCGCCGCCGGCTGGTCCACCTCGGACGCCGCCGTCGCCGTCACCCGCGGCGCACTGGAGACCCTCAATCGCGACGAGCTGCAGGGCGTCATCGCGCACGAGTTCAGCCACGTCGTCAACGGGGACATGCGGCTCAACATCCGGCTGATCGGCCTGCTGTTCGGCATCATGTTCCTGGCCCTGGCCGGGGAGACGATGCTGCGGGCCGGCGCTTTCGGCCGGTCCCGGGACGAGAAGTCCGGCGGCAACCCGCTGCCCCTGATCGGGATCGCGCTGGTCGCCGCCGGCTGGGTCGGGGTGCTCGCCGGCCGGCTGATCAAGGCGTCGGTGTCCCGGCAGCGGGAGTACCTGGCCGACGCCGCCGCCGTGCAGTTCACCCGGCAGACGGCCGGCATCGCCGGAGCGCTGAAGAAGATCGGCGGCCTGCCCGGCGGGTCCCGGCTCGGCGCGCCGAAGGCCGAGGAGGTCGGACACATGCTGTTCGGCACCGGGTCGAAAAGCCGGGCGTCGTGGTTCGCGACCCATCCGCCGCTGGCCGAGCGGATCCGGGCGTTGGACCCGTCGTTCGATCCGGCGCAGCTCGAGGCGCTGGCGGAGGGGTGGGCGCAGTCGCCGCCGAACGGGATGCGCGAGGACCTGACCCTGGGTCTGGCCGGGCACACCGTGCCGGGAACCGGGCCGGGCCCCATGCCCGGGGCACGGGCGGTGACGGCCGGGGATCTCGTGGTGTCGCGGGTCGCCTCGCCCGACGCCGGGTCCTACCGACACGCCGAGGCGTTCCTGGCCCGGATCCCGGCGCCGTTCGCCGCCCGGGCCCGCAGCGTGGACCGGGTGGTGCCCCTGGTGCTGGGCCTGCTCCTGTCGGCCGATCCGGGGGTACGCACCCGCCAGCACGCCGACCTCGTCACCCGGTACGACCGGGCCACTGCCGACGCCGCCTGGCTGGAGGCCAACGCGCTCGCCGACCTCGCCCCGGTGCTCCGGCTGCCCCTCGCCGAACTTGCGTTTCCCGCGCTGCGGCACCGAACGACCACCGAGCAGGAGGGGGTGCTCGGCGCGGTGTACACCCTGATCAACGCCGACGGACGCACGAGCCCCTTCGAGTACTGCCTGTCCCGGATGCTGCACCGCGCCCTCTACGAGGCCCTGCACCCGAAGCCACGGCTGACGTCGGCACTGCCCCTGTCACGGGCCCGCCGGGAGGTGGCGGTGCTGCTCGCCGTTCTCGCCGGGGCCGGCCAGTCCGACCCGGCGGCGGCCGACCGGGCGTACCGGGCCGGGCTCGCCCTCGCACTGCCCGACGAGGCTCCGGCGCGGCCGGACCTCCCCGGCGGGGTGCTCGCGCTGGAGGACGGTTGGGCGGTACTCGACCGGCTCGACCCCGGCGCCAAGGAGACCCTGGTCCGGGCGGCCGTGGCCGTGATCAGCGAGGACGCGGTCGCACAGGTCACCGAGATCGAACTGCTCCGCACCGTCTGCGCCCTGCTGCACTGCCCGCTCCCCCCGCTGACCAGCCTCCCTGCCCGCCTGCCCGACCTGCCCTAG
- a CDS encoding LemA family protein, whose product MGLVITLLCLLVVVLVVVGYAVGVYNGLVRARNGYKNAFAQIDVQLKRRHDLIPNLVEVAREYMRHERETLEAVIAARSGAVNAQAKAAANPGDPAAMAGLAAGENILSQTLGRLFALAEAYPDLKANQNMMQLSEELASTENRVAFARQAYNDAVMAYNNKREVFPSSVLAGMFNFAPAAPFEVAEPGERDAPKVQF is encoded by the coding sequence ATGGGTCTAGTGATCACTCTCCTCTGCCTGCTCGTCGTGGTGCTCGTCGTCGTCGGCTACGCCGTGGGCGTCTACAACGGCCTGGTCCGGGCGCGCAACGGCTACAAGAACGCGTTCGCGCAGATCGACGTGCAGCTCAAACGCCGGCACGACCTGATTCCGAACCTGGTCGAGGTCGCCAGGGAGTACATGCGGCACGAACGCGAGACCCTCGAGGCCGTGATCGCCGCCCGCTCCGGCGCGGTCAACGCCCAGGCCAAGGCCGCGGCGAACCCGGGCGACCCCGCCGCGATGGCCGGACTGGCCGCCGGGGAGAACATCCTCAGCCAGACGTTGGGGCGGCTGTTCGCGCTGGCCGAGGCGTACCCGGACCTCAAGGCCAACCAGAACATGATGCAGCTGTCGGAGGAGCTGGCGTCCACCGAGAACCGGGTGGCCTTCGCCCGGCAGGCCTACAACGACGCCGTGATGGCGTACAACAACAAGCGCGAGGTGTTCCCGTCCAGCGTGCTGGCCGGCATGTTCAACTTCGCGCCCGCCGCGCCGTTCGAGGTGGCCGAGCCCGGCGAGCGGGACGCGCCCAAGGTCCAGTTCTAG
- a CDS encoding Rieske (2Fe-2S) protein, translating into MTVNDTLCRRAVLLGAGAVGATALLAACGGSTDQAKPSDPPANPQTPDSGVLAKLADIPVGGGKLVGSVLVVQPQAGVVKAFSARCTHQGTIVGTPEAGVITCPNHGSQFRADDGSLVKGPAARGLSAIAVKVVGGDVVKA; encoded by the coding sequence ATGACGGTCAACGACACGCTGTGCCGGCGCGCGGTGCTGCTCGGGGCGGGGGCTGTCGGCGCGACAGCCCTGCTCGCGGCATGCGGCGGCTCCACCGACCAGGCGAAGCCGTCCGACCCGCCCGCCAACCCCCAGACCCCTGACTCGGGGGTACTGGCGAAACTCGCCGACATCCCCGTCGGCGGCGGCAAGCTGGTCGGATCGGTGCTGGTGGTCCAGCCGCAGGCCGGCGTCGTGAAGGCCTTCAGCGCCCGGTGCACCCATCAGGGCACCATCGTCGGCACCCCCGAGGCTGGCGTGATCACGTGCCCGAACCACGGCTCGCAGTTCAGGGCCGACGACGGCTCTCTCGTCAAGGGGCCGGCCGCGCGGGGACTGTCGGCGATCGCGGTGAAGGTCGTGGGAGGCGACGTCGTGAAGGCCTGA
- a CDS encoding GAF domain-containing SpoIIE family protein phosphatase: MAGKTTMTRGFAGAVQTRADYDALQAKASRARLLDRAAGLIAGRFGSDLAQAEARLHRLASERGEDPAATAAALLETAGLTGTASAPPPGLLDPAYYLRQEPGPAVVLAGTRWERGAVASAEPVERQDVAELADDLLGQLSARVGAAAVVIMAVQPDGSVQALGTAGTPARFAGAWQRPPDHVNTAVRDCVRFGREVWLPDLETARRRYTLIGDPEDLWPSRLWIPVRRHHPDGEVVAAIGVMWDRPEPFDAATRRTTRAQVAEAGARLLDRLAGRQESPGSWTLAAQTVLDMLPGAFAVLAPVRDRADRIVDYRIEAASPEAQDSTGRRSQEMVGMRVLDAYPAAADTPLWDAYAQVLADGVPRVVGPFLYSDTGERLPPEARLSVRVHRWGTALLARWVVHDELEFQAERLAYTERLGSLGWGEWDLAGGSAAWSDNVYQILERARTAGPASLDELTALVLPEDVAILELGLANLAEHRRIDVTFRVGLPGGVKWLRTVGEAVVDTDGVPVKIYGIVQDVTAAEQARRQLNDLRADLTERRRALVAEQRVTARLQEMILPLPEGQVTLPGLAAAVRYQPAQAAARVGGDWFDLRALPDGHTLVAIGDMAGHGLAAAAAMTKVRNALVGLTAATGDPAELLGYLNRLLCDDPDSPTGTALIGRYDPDSGRFRWATAGHPAPVSLGADGEALLLDARTGPLLGAFAGAEYETAEVTLEPGDTVLLYTDGLVETRDTDIVTSMRALADALAGRPDVALPVLLRDLEPVTTDDDTCAVAIRRLPRRTGT; this comes from the coding sequence GTGGCAGGCAAAACCACCATGACCCGCGGGTTCGCCGGCGCTGTCCAGACGCGCGCGGACTACGACGCGCTGCAGGCCAAAGCCTCCCGGGCCAGGCTCCTGGACCGGGCGGCGGGGCTCATCGCCGGCCGGTTCGGCTCCGACCTGGCGCAGGCCGAGGCCCGCCTGCACCGGCTGGCGAGCGAACGCGGCGAGGACCCGGCCGCCACCGCCGCGGCCCTGCTGGAGACCGCCGGGCTGACCGGGACCGCGTCCGCGCCGCCGCCCGGGCTCCTGGACCCGGCGTACTACCTGCGACAGGAGCCCGGGCCCGCCGTGGTCCTCGCCGGTACCCGGTGGGAACGCGGCGCGGTCGCGTCCGCGGAACCCGTCGAGCGCCAGGACGTCGCCGAACTCGCCGACGACCTGCTCGGCCAGCTGTCCGCACGGGTGGGCGCGGCGGCGGTCGTCATCATGGCCGTACAGCCCGACGGGTCCGTGCAGGCGTTGGGCACCGCCGGGACGCCGGCCCGGTTCGCGGGCGCCTGGCAGCGTCCGCCCGACCACGTGAACACCGCGGTCCGCGACTGCGTGCGCTTCGGACGCGAGGTGTGGCTGCCGGACCTGGAGACGGCGCGACGCCGGTACACCCTGATCGGCGATCCCGAGGACCTGTGGCCGTCGCGGCTGTGGATCCCGGTCCGCCGGCACCACCCCGACGGCGAGGTCGTGGCGGCGATCGGCGTGATGTGGGACCGGCCGGAGCCGTTCGACGCGGCGACCCGCCGGACCACCCGGGCACAGGTCGCGGAGGCGGGGGCCCGCCTGCTGGACCGCCTCGCCGGCCGGCAGGAGTCCCCCGGCAGCTGGACCCTCGCGGCGCAGACGGTGCTGGACATGCTCCCCGGCGCGTTCGCGGTCCTCGCCCCGGTCCGCGACCGGGCCGACCGGATCGTCGACTACCGGATCGAGGCCGCCAGCCCCGAGGCGCAGGACAGCACCGGTCGGCGCAGCCAGGAGATGGTGGGCATGCGGGTCCTCGACGCGTACCCGGCCGCGGCGGACACCCCGCTGTGGGACGCCTACGCGCAGGTCCTCGCCGACGGCGTGCCCCGGGTGGTGGGGCCGTTCCTGTACTCCGACACCGGCGAGCGGCTGCCCCCGGAGGCCCGGCTCAGCGTGCGCGTGCACCGGTGGGGCACGGCGCTGCTGGCCCGCTGGGTGGTGCACGACGAGCTGGAGTTCCAGGCCGAACGGCTCGCCTACACCGAACGGCTCGGTTCCCTCGGCTGGGGCGAGTGGGACCTGGCCGGGGGCAGCGCAGCCTGGTCGGACAACGTGTACCAGATCCTCGAACGCGCCCGCACCGCCGGCCCGGCGAGCCTGGACGAACTCACCGCGCTCGTCCTCCCCGAGGACGTCGCGATCCTCGAACTCGGGCTGGCCAACCTCGCCGAGCACCGGCGGATCGACGTGACGTTCCGGGTCGGGCTGCCCGGCGGCGTGAAATGGCTGCGCACCGTGGGCGAGGCCGTGGTGGACACCGACGGCGTGCCGGTGAAGATCTACGGCATCGTCCAGGACGTGACGGCCGCCGAGCAGGCCCGCCGGCAGCTCAACGACCTGCGCGCCGACCTCACCGAACGCCGCCGCGCGCTCGTCGCCGAGCAGCGGGTCACCGCCCGGCTGCAGGAGATGATCCTGCCGCTGCCCGAGGGGCAGGTGACGCTGCCCGGGCTGGCGGCGGCCGTGCGGTACCAACCGGCCCAGGCCGCGGCCCGGGTCGGCGGCGACTGGTTCGACCTGCGCGCGCTCCCCGACGGGCACACGCTCGTCGCGATCGGCGACATGGCCGGACACGGGCTCGCGGCGGCCGCGGCGATGACCAAGGTCCGCAACGCCCTCGTCGGGCTCACGGCAGCCACCGGCGACCCGGCCGAACTGCTCGGCTACCTCAACCGCCTGCTGTGCGACGACCCGGACAGCCCGACGGGTACCGCGCTGATCGGCCGCTACGACCCCGACAGCGGCCGGTTCCGCTGGGCCACCGCCGGGCACCCGGCACCGGTGTCCCTGGGCGCCGACGGCGAGGCACTGCTCCTCGACGCGCGCACCGGTCCGCTGCTGGGGGCCTTCGCCGGGGCCGAGTACGAGACGGCCGAGGTGACCCTGGAACCGGGCGACACCGTGCTCCTCTACACCGACGGGCTCGTCGAGACCCGCGACACCGACATCGTCACCAGCATGCGGGCGCTGGCCGACGCGCTGGCCGGGCGGCCGGACGTGGCGCTGCCGGTCCTCCTGCGGGACCTGGAGCCCGTCACCACCGACGACGACACGTGCGCGGTCGCGATCCGCCGCCTCCCTCGGCGGACCGGGACCTGA
- a CDS encoding alpha-ketoglutarate-dependent dioxygenase AlkB has product MASYSFQPSILDLTPDGPALGSLAGARRHGLTGGAWVDHVPGWVRGSDDVLGTLLQEVPWHAERRTMYDRDVDVPRLLSWYGGDDPLPHPLLAEARAALSAHYAPELGEPFVTAGMCLYRTGRDSVAWHGDTNGRASTSDTMVAIVSFGSPRALLLRPRGGGDSVRFAVGHGDLVVMGGSCQRTWEHAIPKTSRPVGPRVSVQFRTAGVS; this is encoded by the coding sequence GTGGCCTCGTACTCCTTCCAGCCCTCGATCCTCGATCTGACCCCGGACGGCCCCGCTCTCGGGTCCCTGGCGGGTGCGAGGCGGCACGGGCTGACCGGGGGCGCGTGGGTCGACCACGTGCCCGGCTGGGTGCGCGGCTCCGACGACGTCCTCGGCACCCTGCTGCAGGAGGTGCCGTGGCACGCCGAGCGCCGCACGATGTACGACCGCGATGTCGACGTCCCCCGCCTCCTGAGCTGGTACGGGGGCGACGATCCCCTCCCGCACCCCCTGCTCGCCGAGGCCCGCGCCGCCCTGTCGGCGCACTACGCCCCGGAGCTGGGCGAGCCGTTCGTGACCGCCGGCATGTGCCTGTACCGCACGGGGCGCGACAGCGTCGCCTGGCACGGGGACACCAACGGCCGGGCGTCGACGTCCGACACGATGGTCGCGATCGTGTCCTTCGGGTCGCCCCGCGCGTTGCTGCTGCGGCCGCGGGGCGGCGGGGACAGCGTCCGGTTCGCGGTGGGGCACGGCGACCTGGTGGTGATGGGCGGCTCCTGCCAGCGGACATGGGAGCACGCCATCCCGAAGACGAGCCGCCCGGTGGGGCCGAGGGTGAGCGTCCAGTTCCGCACGGCGGGCGTGTCCTAG
- a CDS encoding CinA family protein, which produces MDAQEVVAEVLTARGLTLATAESLTGGLLGGLITAVPGASGFYRGGVVAYATEAKEHVLGVDGDLLAAHGPVSRQTAVAMAVAARERFGTDYGLSTTGVAGPTEQDGHPVGTLFVGLSGPAGDRYAALLGTAATRDGLRTWAVRAALGLLVEELGLTADNGD; this is translated from the coding sequence GTGGATGCGCAGGAAGTCGTCGCCGAGGTGCTGACCGCGCGGGGGCTCACCCTCGCCACGGCCGAGTCGCTGACCGGCGGCCTGTTGGGCGGCCTGATCACGGCCGTGCCCGGGGCGTCGGGGTTCTACCGGGGCGGCGTGGTCGCGTACGCCACCGAGGCCAAGGAGCACGTGCTCGGCGTCGACGGTGACCTGCTCGCCGCGCACGGACCGGTCAGCCGGCAGACGGCGGTGGCGATGGCCGTCGCGGCCCGGGAGCGGTTCGGAACCGACTACGGGCTGTCCACCACCGGGGTCGCCGGGCCGACGGAGCAGGACGGCCACCCGGTCGGCACCCTGTTCGTGGGACTGTCGGGCCCGGCCGGCGACCGGTACGCCGCCCTGCTCGGCACCGCCGCCACCCGCGACGGCCTGCGGACCTGGGCCGTGCGCGCGGCGCTGGGGCTCCTCGTCGAGGAGTTGGGCCTGACCGCCGACAACGGAGACTGA
- a CDS encoding GNAT family N-acetyltransferase, whose translation MTSVPWPGSLTLDGEGVVLREWEDADLPTMVELFDESEVDAWTPLRSPFDLDAARDYLDNARRARTAGNGVQLAITAGGPAALGEVLLFRAGAEGRDGELAYAVGAGHRRRGLAGRAVRLLAGYALRDLGMPRVLLRIADDNVPSVGVARSSGFTRTDEEPVIRERKNRRVVLTTWERRT comes from the coding sequence ATGACTTCCGTGCCCTGGCCGGGTTCCCTCACGCTCGACGGGGAGGGCGTCGTCCTCCGCGAGTGGGAGGACGCCGACCTGCCCACCATGGTCGAGCTGTTCGACGAGTCCGAGGTGGACGCGTGGACCCCGCTGCGGTCCCCGTTCGACCTGGACGCGGCGCGCGACTACCTCGACAACGCGCGCAGGGCCCGCACCGCGGGGAACGGCGTCCAGTTGGCGATCACGGCCGGCGGCCCGGCGGCGCTGGGCGAGGTGCTGTTGTTCCGGGCCGGGGCCGAAGGCCGCGACGGCGAGCTGGCCTACGCCGTCGGGGCCGGGCACCGCCGCCGGGGCCTGGCCGGGCGGGCGGTCCGGCTCCTGGCCGGGTACGCCCTGCGCGACCTCGGCATGCCGCGCGTCCTCCTGCGGATCGCCGACGACAACGTGCCGAGCGTCGGGGTGGCCCGGTCCAGTGGCTTCACCCGCACGGACGAGGAGCCCGTCATCCGGGAGCGAAAGAACCGCCGGGTGGTCCTGACCACCTGGGAACGCCGCACCTGA
- a CDS encoding ROK family protein, translating to MARSPIAPAPASAGDVLRLVLTGTADTRGDIGRLTGLSRTAVTARVSELLTRGLLVETTVGPSTGGRPPVRLSFNAAAGVVLAAAVGVTRTQFGVYDLAGDPLAEDSGPLDATRGPEAVFAWLLDRWRGLLAELGRTADDVRGVGLAVPAPVDVATGRTGTPPTFAGWDDVDLAAPFAAEFGVPVVVDNDVNAMAVGEHWARRAEGITDLLAVKVSAGIGAGVVAGGVLQRGAIGAAGELGHIRVENGGGVLCRCGNSDCLEAVAGGSALVRRLADDGLPVSSVADLVSMVGDGNPRVVHTVRDAGRRLGEVLAAAVNILNPAVVVLGGDLARAYEPLVAGVRETVYQRAAAYATRRLRIVPSVLDERAGLVGCTVLVLNRVLSASAVDAAVAARTPR from the coding sequence ATGGCCAGGTCACCGATCGCCCCGGCACCCGCGAGCGCCGGCGACGTCCTCCGACTCGTCCTCACCGGGACGGCCGACACCCGCGGCGACATCGGGCGGCTCACCGGCCTGTCCCGCACCGCCGTCACCGCCAGGGTCAGCGAACTGCTGACCAGGGGCCTGCTGGTCGAGACCACGGTCGGCCCCTCCACCGGCGGCCGTCCCCCGGTCCGGCTGTCCTTCAACGCCGCCGCCGGGGTCGTCCTGGCCGCGGCCGTCGGGGTGACCCGCACCCAGTTCGGCGTGTACGACCTGGCCGGCGACCCCCTCGCCGAGGACTCCGGCCCGCTGGACGCCACCCGGGGCCCCGAGGCCGTGTTCGCCTGGCTCCTGGACCGCTGGCGGGGACTCCTCGCCGAGCTGGGCCGCACCGCCGACGACGTGCGCGGCGTGGGCCTGGCCGTGCCGGCCCCGGTGGACGTCGCGACCGGCCGGACCGGCACCCCGCCCACCTTCGCCGGCTGGGACGACGTGGACCTGGCCGCGCCGTTCGCCGCCGAGTTCGGCGTACCCGTCGTGGTCGACAACGACGTGAACGCGATGGCCGTCGGCGAACACTGGGCCCGACGGGCCGAGGGCATCACGGACCTGCTCGCCGTCAAGGTCTCCGCCGGGATCGGCGCGGGCGTGGTGGCCGGCGGGGTCCTGCAACGCGGCGCGATCGGCGCGGCCGGCGAACTCGGCCACATCCGGGTCGAGAACGGCGGCGGCGTGCTCTGCCGATGCGGCAACTCCGACTGTTTGGAGGCTGTGGCTGGTGGCAGTGCTCTGGTTCGGCGTCTGGCCGACGACGGACTGCCCGTCAGCAGCGTCGCCGACCTGGTGTCCATGGTGGGCGACGGCAACCCCCGGGTGGTGCACACCGTGCGCGACGCCGGCCGCCGGCTCGGCGAGGTGCTCGCGGCGGCCGTCAACATCCTCAACCCGGCCGTGGTCGTGCTCGGCGGCGACCTGGCCCGGGCGTACGAACCCCTGGTCGCGGGTGTGCGCGAGACCGTCTACCAACGCGCGGCGGCGTACGCGACCCGCCGGCTGCGGATCGTGCCGAGCGTTCTCGACGAGCGGGCCGGTCTGGTGGGCTGCACGGTCCTGGTGCTCAACCGGGTGCTGTCGGCCTCGGCCGTGGACGCGGCGGTCGCGGCCAGAACACCCCGTTAG